A single Pan troglodytes isolate AG18354 chromosome X, NHGRI_mPanTro3-v2.0_pri, whole genome shotgun sequence DNA region contains:
- the LOC737558 gene encoding uncharacterized protein CXorf49 gives MSSPDKVSVCGASFDLEGGKKAGSHTASPGAPGAHSHGLDLGVPGSGDGESESGFTDPGGFSFESESELIEQGRVVLWGREGRPGTPVDDQGDVVDYSFYLADEPAAIVPPPSVQGHPFPEGAAAEGSAENWADAEVGPSGRDVLGHSPGKWQQASAGRLHLCGPGPVRTWKNPERGSKSRWSLRVDPQQPSAKGPTRLSTHDSDSADESSDLPLMKVGICCNEGSQAKPGSPKKRADTSRQASFHCKESYLPVPGRFLTSAPRGLTPVAERPAVGELEDSPQKKMQSRAWGKVEVRPSCSGAAAAGALPQGLSRRKMAGGRKSLGGASQLAPGRGFPACGERLSAAPPEPATFPPFSGVRPQGMSKKPQKPKHSSPGKKPAGRKTRESQAAAREDNDPNRDEVPRAQLPTHRPGLPRLSVRRGEFSSSDPNIRAPQLPGTSEPSAYSPGGLVPRRHAPSGNQQPPVHPPRPERQQQPPGAQGCLRCIWLQREIEDLTQQLAAMQFLTDKFQDL, from the exons ATGAGCTCCCCCGACAAGGTGTCCGTTTGTGGGGCCAGTTTCGACCTGGAGGGTGGCAAAAAGGCTGGCTCCCACACGGCCAGCCCCGGAGCCCCAGGGGCCCACAGCCACGGCCTCGATTTGGGGGTGCCGGGCAGCGGCGATGGCGAGAGCGAGAGCGGGTTCACAGATCCGGGGGGCTTCAGCTTCGAGTCTGAGAGCGAATTGATAGAGCAAGGAAGGGTGGTGCTCTGGGGCCGGGAAGGCCGGCCAGGCACCCCGGTGGATGACCAAGGGGACGTTGTGGACTACTCATTCTACCTGGCTGACGAACCAGCCGCCATCGTGCCGCCGCCCAGCGTCCAGGGACACCCGTTCCCAGAAGGTGCCGCTGCCGAAGGGTCGGCTGAGAATTGGGCAGATGCGGAGGTCGGTCCCAGTGGGAGAGACGTGCTGGGCCACAGCCCTGGAAAATGGCAGCAGGCCTCTGCCGGCCGTCTCCACCTCTGCGGTCCTGGGCCAGTGCGGACCTGGAAGAACCCGGAAAGGGGCTCGAAGAGCAGATGGAGCCTCCGCGTGGATCCCCAGCAGCCCTCTGCGAAAGGCCCCACCAGGCTGTCTACCCACGACTCTGATTCCGCAGATGAGAGCAGCGACTTACCACTGATGAAGGTAGGCATTTGCTGCAACGAAGGAAGCCAGGCCAAGCCCGGCAGCCCCAAGAAGCGAGCAGACACATCCAGACAGGCAAGCTTCCACTGCAAGGAGAGTTACCTGCCTGTGCCGGGCCGTTTCCTGACCTCTGCTCCCCGCGGACTCACTCCAGTCGCAGAGAGGCCGGCTGTGGGAGAGCTGGAGGACTCTCCCCAGAAGAAAATGCAGAGCAGGGCCTGGGGAAAGGTGGAGGTCaggcccagctgctcaggagctgCCGCTGCAGGggccctgccccagggcctttcgAGGAGGAAGATGGCCGGGGGGAGGAAGTCCCTAGGGGGTGCCTCTCAACTGGCCCCGGGGAGAGGCTTTCCTGCCTGCGGAGAGAGACTCTCAGCCGCTCCCCCGGAGCCGGCCACCTTCCCGCCATTCTCTGGTGTGCGGCCACAGGGGATGTCCAAGAAACCCCAAAAGCCTAagcacagcagccctgggaagaAACCAGCCGGGAGGAAGACCAGGGAGTCCCAGGCTGCGGCCAGAGAAGATAATGACCcaaatagagatgaggtcccaAGAGCCCAA CTTCCCACCCACAGGCCAGGACTGCCTCGCCTGTCTGTGCGTCGTGGAGAATTCAGCAGTAGCGACCCCAACATCAGAGCTCCCCAACTTCCGGGAACTTCAGAGCCCTCGGCCTACAGCCCGGGAGGCCTCGTGCCCAGACGCCATGCACCCTCCG GTAACCAGCAGCCGCCTGTCCATCCCCCAAGACCGGAAAGGCAGCAGCAGCCCCCGGGAGCCCAGGGCTGTCTTCGG TGCATCTGGCTGCAGAGGGAAATTGAGGACCTTACACAGCAGCTAG CGGCCATGCAGTTCCTCACTGACAAGTTCCAGGACCTTTGA
- the LOC104003919 gene encoding uncharacterized protein CXorf49-like isoform X2, with product MTGVGANQGPVFRLVKAQRPLPTKGALVGRGGPMRSRGTGVKCTRRSHALSGTSGTSTRGEGSGVPKASLFLSRGPLRRAWQDSALPFCRYQDDRLPAAQAAQTGAMSSSDKVAVCGASFGLEGGKQAGSCMASPGAPRGQGHGLDLGAPGSREGESRFTDPEGFSFESESELIEPGKVVLWGREGRPGTPVDDQGDDVDYSSSLADEPATIVPPAQRPEGAPAEGSADNWADLECIRLQREIEDLTQQLAAMQFFNDKFQDL from the exons ATGACGGGTGTCGGGGCAAACCAAGGGCCTGTGTTCCGATTGGTTAAAGCCCAGAGGCCTCTGCCAACAAAGGGCGCGCTGGTTGGTAGAGGGGGACCAATGAGAAGTCGCGGCACTGGCGTCAAGTGCACGCGCAGAAGCCACGCGCTGTCGGGGACATCTGGTACTTCCACCCGGGGTGAGGGCAGCGGTGTCCCGAAGGCCTCACTGTTCCTGTCGCGTGGCCCGCTCCGCCGGGCTTGGCAGGACTCGGCTCTCCCGTTCTGCCGTTACCAGGACGACCGTCTCCCCGCAGCCCAGGCTGCCCAGACTGGCGCCATGAGCTCCTCCGACAAGGTAGCCGTTTGTGGGGCCAGTTTCGGCCTGGAGGGTGGCAAGCAGGCTGGCTCCTGCATGGCCAGCCCCGGAGCCCCACGGGGCCAGGGCCACGGCCTCGATTTGGGGGCGCCAGGCAGCCGCGAGGGCGAGAGCAGGTTCACAGATCCGGAGGGCTTCAGCTTCGAGTCTGAGAGCGAATTGATAGAGCCGGGAAAGGTGGTGCTCTGGGGCCGGGAAGGCCGGCCTGGCACCCCAGTCGACGACCAAGGGGACGATGTGGACTACTCGTCCTCCCTGGCTGACGAACCAGCCACCATCGTGCCACCAGCCCAGCGTCCAGAAGGTGCCCCTGCCGAAGGGTCGGCTGACAACTGGGCGGACCTGGAG TGCATCCGGCTGCAGAGGGAAATTGAGGACCTTACACAGCAGCTAG CGGCCATGCAGTTCTTCAATGACAAGTTCCAGGACCTTTGA
- the LOC104003919 gene encoding uncharacterized protein LOC104003919 isoform X1 → MTGVGANQGPVFRLVKAQRPLPTKGALVGRGGPMRSRGTGVKCTRRSHALSGTSGTSTRGEGSGVPKASLFLSRGPLRRAWQDSALPFCRYQDDRLPAAQAAQTGAMSSSDKVAVCGASFGLEGGKQAGSCMASPGAPRGQGHGLDLGAPGSREGESRFTDPEGFSFESESELIEPGKVVLWGREGRPGTPVDDQGDDVDYSSSLADEPATIVPPAQRPEGAPAEGSADNWADLECIRLQREIEDLTQQLVPGSASLFQRPCSSSMTSSRTFEVGASVRSCSQASFLLILLSQGFFSSAAFAPFPTQFKAV, encoded by the exons ATGACGGGTGTCGGGGCAAACCAAGGGCCTGTGTTCCGATTGGTTAAAGCCCAGAGGCCTCTGCCAACAAAGGGCGCGCTGGTTGGTAGAGGGGGACCAATGAGAAGTCGCGGCACTGGCGTCAAGTGCACGCGCAGAAGCCACGCGCTGTCGGGGACATCTGGTACTTCCACCCGGGGTGAGGGCAGCGGTGTCCCGAAGGCCTCACTGTTCCTGTCGCGTGGCCCGCTCCGCCGGGCTTGGCAGGACTCGGCTCTCCCGTTCTGCCGTTACCAGGACGACCGTCTCCCCGCAGCCCAGGCTGCCCAGACTGGCGCCATGAGCTCCTCCGACAAGGTAGCCGTTTGTGGGGCCAGTTTCGGCCTGGAGGGTGGCAAGCAGGCTGGCTCCTGCATGGCCAGCCCCGGAGCCCCACGGGGCCAGGGCCACGGCCTCGATTTGGGGGCGCCAGGCAGCCGCGAGGGCGAGAGCAGGTTCACAGATCCGGAGGGCTTCAGCTTCGAGTCTGAGAGCGAATTGATAGAGCCGGGAAAGGTGGTGCTCTGGGGCCGGGAAGGCCGGCCTGGCACCCCAGTCGACGACCAAGGGGACGATGTGGACTACTCGTCCTCCCTGGCTGACGAACCAGCCACCATCGTGCCACCAGCCCAGCGTCCAGAAGGTGCCCCTGCCGAAGGGTCGGCTGACAACTGGGCGGACCTGGAG TGCATCCGGCTGCAGAGGGAAATTGAGGACCTTACACAGCAGCTAG TGCCCGGTTCTGCCTCTCTGTTTCAGCGGCCATGCAGTTCTTCAATGACAAGTTCCAGGACCTTTGAA GTTGGAGCCAGCGTCCGGAGCTGCAGCCAAGCGAGTTTCCTCCTTATCCTCCTTAGCCAGGGCTTTTTCTCTTCCGCTGCATTTGCCCCCTTCCCAACGCAGTTCAAAGCAGTGTGA